The following proteins are encoded in a genomic region of Xanthomonas cassavae CFBP 4642:
- a CDS encoding peptidylprolyl isomerase: protein MTKPFSVVLASLLVITSTVSPLASAQQSQPLDRIAAIVDEDVVLQSELDRAVRNVKSQYAGRENQLPPDDVLQRQVLERLVLVKLQVGRADSSGIRVSDEELNRAIASIAQQNGTSVDGLRQKLAADGMAYGDFRASVRDEIIVQRLRQSFAQSRISVSEGEVDTALAQQATTGSQYHLAHILVGLPEGATADQIATGQKKVDGIKALIDKGELDFSAAAVRYSDSPNALEGGDLGWRSLDEIPNAFAQLIRDMQPGQVAGPLRGPSGFQLLKLVEMRDANAGGEKKMVTEYNARHILIRIGDNQTEAQAKAKIDTLRARIVGGADFQATAKEASEDTNSRGQGGDLGWFPADAFGPDFGKQVESLADGGVSEPFRTQAGWHIVQRVGSRQTDVSAENQRAQIRETIGRRKLEEEYNRYLQELRGEAYVSYRTGDRADGNATAEPSKPAEPAAPTPPPAQPAR, encoded by the coding sequence ATGACCAAGCCTTTCTCCGTTGTTCTTGCCTCGTTGCTGGTGATCACCAGCACGGTCTCGCCGCTGGCATCGGCGCAGCAATCCCAGCCGCTGGATCGTATCGCCGCTATCGTGGACGAGGACGTGGTGCTGCAGAGCGAGCTCGATCGCGCTGTGCGCAACGTCAAGTCGCAGTACGCCGGTCGCGAAAACCAGCTGCCGCCGGACGATGTCCTGCAGCGGCAGGTGCTCGAGCGCCTGGTCCTGGTCAAATTGCAGGTCGGCCGTGCCGACAGCAGCGGTATCCGCGTCAGCGACGAGGAGCTCAACCGCGCCATCGCCAGCATTGCCCAGCAGAACGGCACCAGCGTGGATGGTCTGCGTCAGAAGCTGGCCGCCGACGGCATGGCCTACGGCGATTTCCGCGCCTCGGTGCGCGATGAAATCATCGTCCAGCGCCTGCGTCAGAGCTTTGCGCAGAGTCGTATCAGCGTGAGCGAAGGGGAAGTGGATACCGCGCTGGCCCAGCAGGCCACCACCGGTAGCCAGTATCATCTGGCGCATATCCTGGTGGGCCTGCCGGAAGGTGCAACCGCCGACCAGATCGCCACCGGCCAGAAGAAGGTCGACGGGATCAAGGCCTTGATCGACAAGGGCGAGCTGGATTTCTCGGCCGCGGCGGTGCGTTATTCGGACAGCCCCAATGCATTGGAAGGCGGCGACCTGGGCTGGCGCAGCCTGGACGAAATTCCCAATGCCTTCGCCCAGCTGATCCGCGACATGCAGCCCGGCCAGGTTGCAGGCCCGCTGCGTGGCCCCAGCGGTTTCCAGTTGCTCAAGCTGGTGGAAATGCGCGACGCCAATGCCGGCGGCGAAAAGAAGATGGTCACCGAGTACAACGCCCGGCACATCCTGATCCGCATTGGCGACAACCAGACCGAAGCCCAGGCCAAGGCCAAGATCGACACGCTGCGCGCGCGCATCGTCGGCGGCGCCGATTTCCAGGCAACCGCCAAGGAAGCGTCCGAAGACACCAATAGCCGTGGGCAGGGTGGCGATCTGGGCTGGTTCCCGGCCGACGCCTTCGGCCCTGATTTCGGCAAGCAGGTCGAGAGCCTGGCCGACGGCGGGGTGTCCGAGCCGTTCCGCACCCAGGCTGGCTGGCATATCGTGCAGCGCGTCGGCAGCCGCCAGACCGACGTCAGTGCCGAGAACCAGCGTGCCCAGATCCGTGAAACGATCGGCCGCCGCAAGCTGGAAGAGGAATACAACCGCTACCTGCAGGAACTGCGCGGCGAAGCCTATGTGAGCTACCGCACCGGCGATCGTGCCGACGGCAATGCCACCGCCGAACCGAGCAAGCCTGCAGAGCCCGCTGCACCGACCCCGCCGCCGGCACAGCCGGCGCGCTAA
- the apaG gene encoding Co2+/Mg2+ efflux protein ApaG, producing the protein MYDDPRYRVEVEVSPRFLAQQSTPEEGRYAFAYSIRIHNAGAVPARLIARHWTITDANGRTEQVDGEGVVGEQPWLRPGEAFLYTSGVLLETEQGQMQGHYDMVADDGTEFTAPIAAFVLSVPRTLH; encoded by the coding sequence ATGTACGATGATCCACGCTATCGGGTCGAGGTCGAGGTGTCGCCACGCTTCCTTGCCCAGCAATCGACCCCGGAAGAAGGCCGCTATGCCTTCGCCTACAGCATCCGCATCCACAACGCCGGTGCCGTGCCTGCGCGCCTGATCGCCCGCCACTGGACCATCACCGACGCCAACGGCCGCACCGAGCAGGTCGATGGCGAAGGCGTGGTCGGCGAGCAGCCCTGGCTACGCCCGGGCGAAGCGTTTCTTTACACCTCCGGCGTGCTGCTGGAGACCGAGCAGGGCCAGATGCAAGGCCACTACGACATGGTGGCCGACGATGGCACCGAATTCACCGCCCCGATCGCCGCCTTCGTGCTGAGCGTACCCAGGACGCTGCACTGA
- the pdxA gene encoding 4-hydroxythreonine-4-phosphate dehydrogenase PdxA → MRVPSLALVPGEPAGIGPELCVRLAQRPRSDADLIAYADPDTLHSAAQALSLSVRLLDPDQPARAPGDLPLFPVRQANPTRFGTPDPANAAAVIAGLRTAAGDCLAGRLQGIVTGPVHKAVINAGGIAYTGTTELLAEQAGCPVVMMLANHIVRVALVTTHLPLRAVADALTAPALAQCLRITHAALQRDFGLPAPRIAVLGLNPHAGEDGHLGREELDVIIPLLEQLRGEGIQLIGPLPADTAFLPQKLSGFDAVVAMYHDQGLPVLKYSGFEQAVNITLGLPYPRVAVDHGTALELAGRGIADPSSLMAATALCARLAARG, encoded by the coding sequence ATGCGGGTCCCGTCGCTCGCGCTGGTGCCGGGCGAGCCGGCCGGGATCGGGCCCGAGCTGTGCGTCCGGCTTGCCCAACGGCCGCGCTCGGACGCAGATCTGATCGCCTATGCCGATCCGGATACCTTGCACAGCGCCGCGCAGGCGCTGTCGTTGTCTGTGCGGCTGCTCGATCCCGACCAGCCCGCACGGGCACCCGGCGACCTGCCGCTGTTCCCGGTTCGCCAGGCCAACCCGACCCGCTTCGGCACCCCTGACCCGGCCAATGCCGCGGCGGTGATCGCCGGCCTGCGCACCGCTGCCGGCGACTGCCTGGCCGGCCGTCTGCAGGGCATCGTGACCGGACCGGTGCACAAGGCGGTCATCAACGCCGGCGGCATCGCCTACACCGGCACCACCGAGTTGCTGGCCGAGCAGGCTGGCTGCCCGGTGGTGATGATGCTGGCCAACCACATCGTGCGCGTCGCCCTGGTCACCACCCATCTGCCGTTGCGCGCGGTGGCCGATGCGCTTACCGCCCCAGCGCTGGCGCAGTGCCTGCGCATCACCCACGCCGCGCTCCAGCGCGACTTCGGCCTGCCTGCGCCACGTATCGCCGTGCTCGGGCTCAACCCGCATGCGGGCGAGGACGGCCATCTGGGTCGCGAGGAACTGGACGTCATCATTCCGCTGCTGGAGCAGTTACGCGGCGAAGGCATTCAGCTGATTGGCCCGTTGCCGGCAGATACCGCGTTCCTGCCGCAGAAACTGAGCGGCTTCGATGCGGTGGTGGCGATGTACCACGATCAGGGCCTGCCGGTGCTCAAGTACAGCGGCTTCGAACAGGCGGTCAACATCACCCTGGGCTTGCCCTACCCCCGCGTGGCAGTGGACCATGGCACCGCGCTGGAACTGGCTGGGCGCGGCATTGCCGACCCGTCCAGCCTGATGGCGGCAACCGCGCTGTGCGCACGGCTGGCGGCGCGCGGCTGA
- the lptD gene encoding LPS-assembly protein LptD, which translates to MRRALRLLPLPLGIAICLPAMAADKPLNWGLCPAVDPLPGFDGAPAADPKTAEMRQQLPTDIEGDQLSGTSTTPQYQGNVALKRGDQFLGADSLRMDTETGNYIAEGNVRYQDTSFRMVADRAEGNQDTDSHKVTNIQYQLVDRRGNGGAESVDLQGQVGQMHRSTYTTCDPSQPIWRVRAPEIDVDNEEGFGTARNAVLQIGKVPVLYFPWFKFPIDDRRQTGLLFPQFGLSGRNGFDYLQPIYLNLAPNYDATLLPRYMSKRGFMFGTEFRYLYDGGRGEITGNYLPNDKLRDKDRGSVFYSGYHNVNSHWQARSSISWVSDTRYVEDFTSRLNGMGSASSLQSTIGIYGTGETWTAGLMADRWQLTDYTLDERALPYNRQPRAYFTWEKPFGLFEAGVYAEAVRFTHDDSYQVNFIPNNDGNNDNNGDEYVRTNIRNQDYGSGSRLDVKPYLSMPLSGAAWFITPTVAWRYTAYQLDSTIANTAPLTGDRTPTRSLPIASLDAGLYFDRETSVFGTNYLNTLEPRMYYLYVPYRDQDDLPVFDTRPFTFSYGQLFRDSRYTGADRQNDANQLTLAVTSRWLRQEDGREKLSLSAGQILYFNDSLVTINSSTANSEQPIEQGKSAWVADANYMINDRWSMGATYQWNPNSRKEDLASLRTRYLLGNDGIINLAYRYRRDLISNNDQLKQADFSFLYPINPTWSAVGRYYYSLLDRKPLEIIGGVQWDSCCLAVRALVRRFVRNRDGEMDNSIQFEFVLKGLSSFGQNTDRTLRRAILGYYRDDLYLVPPSNTTTNPDDYDPNLIP; encoded by the coding sequence GTGCGCCGAGCTCTCCGCCTGCTGCCCCTGCCCTTGGGCATCGCCATCTGCCTCCCGGCCATGGCTGCCGACAAGCCGTTGAACTGGGGATTGTGCCCGGCTGTGGACCCGCTGCCCGGCTTCGACGGCGCTCCTGCCGCCGACCCCAAAACCGCCGAGATGCGCCAGCAGCTGCCGACCGACATCGAAGGCGACCAGCTGTCCGGCACCAGCACCACCCCGCAGTACCAGGGCAATGTCGCGCTCAAGCGCGGCGACCAGTTCCTGGGCGCAGACAGCCTGCGCATGGACACCGAAACCGGCAACTACATCGCCGAAGGCAACGTCCGCTACCAGGACACCTCCTTCCGCATGGTCGCCGATCGCGCCGAGGGCAATCAGGACACCGACAGCCACAAGGTCACCAACATCCAGTACCAGCTGGTGGACCGGCGCGGCAACGGCGGGGCCGAATCGGTGGACCTGCAGGGCCAGGTCGGCCAGATGCATCGCTCGACCTATACCACCTGCGATCCCTCGCAGCCGATCTGGCGCGTGCGTGCGCCGGAAATCGACGTCGACAACGAAGAGGGCTTCGGCACTGCACGCAATGCGGTGCTGCAGATCGGCAAGGTGCCGGTGCTGTACTTCCCGTGGTTCAAGTTCCCCATCGACGACCGCCGCCAGACCGGCTTGCTGTTTCCGCAATTCGGCCTGTCCGGCCGTAACGGCTTCGATTACCTGCAGCCGATCTACCTGAATCTGGCGCCGAACTACGATGCCACCCTGCTGCCGCGCTACATGAGCAAGCGCGGTTTCATGTTCGGCACCGAGTTCCGCTATCTGTACGACGGCGGTCGTGGCGAGATCACTGGCAACTACCTGCCCAACGATAAATTGCGCGACAAGGACCGTGGCAGCGTTTTCTATAGTGGCTACCACAACGTCAACAGTCACTGGCAGGCGCGCAGCAGCATTTCGTGGGTCAGCGACACCCGCTATGTGGAAGACTTCACCAGCCGCCTGAACGGCATGGGCTCGGCGTCCAGTCTGCAAAGCACCATTGGTATCTATGGCACCGGCGAGACCTGGACTGCCGGCCTGATGGCCGACCGCTGGCAGCTGACCGACTACACCCTGGACGAACGGGCCCTGCCGTACAACCGGCAGCCGCGTGCGTACTTCACCTGGGAAAAGCCGTTCGGCCTGTTCGAGGCGGGCGTGTATGCCGAGGCCGTGCGGTTTACGCATGACGACTCGTATCAAGTCAATTTCATCCCGAACAACGACGGCAACAACGATAACAACGGTGACGAATACGTCCGCACCAATATCCGCAACCAGGATTATGGCAGCGGCTCGCGCCTGGACGTCAAACCCTATCTCTCGATGCCATTGTCGGGCGCGGCCTGGTTTATAACGCCCACCGTGGCATGGCGCTACACCGCCTACCAGCTGGATTCGACCATCGCCAATACCGCACCGCTGACCGGCGACCGAACACCCACGCGCAGCCTGCCGATCGCCTCGCTGGATGCCGGCCTGTATTTCGATCGCGAAACCTCGGTATTTGGGACCAACTATCTCAATACGCTGGAACCGCGCATGTACTACCTGTACGTGCCGTATCGGGACCAGGATGACCTGCCGGTGTTCGACACCCGTCCGTTCACCTTCAGCTACGGACAATTGTTCCGGGACAGCCGTTACACCGGTGCCGACCGTCAGAACGACGCCAATCAGCTGACCTTGGCCGTTACCTCGCGCTGGCTTCGCCAGGAGGATGGGCGCGAAAAGTTGTCGCTGAGCGCAGGCCAGATCCTGTACTTCAACGATTCGCTGGTCACAATCAACAGCTCCACCGCCAACAGCGAGCAGCCTATCGAACAGGGCAAGTCCGCCTGGGTGGCCGACGCGAACTACATGATCAACGACCGTTGGTCGATGGGCGCCACCTACCAGTGGAACCCGAACTCGCGCAAGGAAGATCTGGCCAGCCTGCGTACACGCTACCTGCTGGGCAACGACGGCATCATCAATCTGGCCTACCGCTATCGTCGCGATCTGATCAGTAACAACGACCAGCTCAAGCAGGCCGACTTCTCTTTCCTGTACCCGATCAACCCCACCTGGAGTGCGGTCGGCCGTTACTACTACTCGCTGCTGGATCGCAAACCGCTGGAAATCATCGGCGGCGTGCAATGGGACAGCTGCTGCCTGGCTGTGCGCGCGCTGGTGCGCCGGTTCGTCCGCAACCGCGATGGCGAGATGGACAACTCCATCCAGTTCGAGTTCGTGCTGAAGGGCTTGAGCTCGTTTGGCCAGAACACGGACCGCACGTTGCGCCGTGCTATTCTCGGCTATTACCGTGACGACCTGTACCTGGTCCCGCCCAGCAACACCACGACCAATCCGGACGATTACGATCCGAACCTGATTCCATGA
- the rsmA gene encoding 16S rRNA (adenine(1518)-N(6)/adenine(1519)-N(6))-dimethyltransferase RsmA yields the protein MNSSFSAPAKKSLGQHFLADRYYIDRIVQAVDPRAGQHLVEIGPGQGAITFPLLRRHGALTVIEFDRDLIAPLTETAAPIGELSIIHRDVLSVDFTALANGRPIRLVGNLPYNISSPILFHALDHASAVADMHFMLQKEVVDRMAAGPGSKVYGRLSVMLQAYCEVTALFVVPPGAFRPPPKVDSAVVRLVPRDPATVTINDRRRFADVVRAGFGQRRKTLRNALSTVCEPAHFDAAGVRPDARAEQLEVADFIRLANVQLA from the coding sequence ATGAATTCTTCCTTCAGCGCACCGGCCAAGAAGTCGCTCGGCCAGCACTTTCTTGCCGACCGGTATTACATCGACCGGATCGTCCAGGCGGTGGACCCGCGCGCCGGCCAGCACCTGGTCGAAATCGGCCCCGGCCAGGGTGCCATCACCTTCCCGCTGCTGCGCAGGCACGGCGCATTGACCGTGATCGAGTTCGATCGCGATCTGATCGCCCCGTTGACCGAGACCGCCGCGCCGATTGGCGAACTGAGCATCATCCACCGCGACGTGCTCAGCGTGGACTTCACCGCGCTGGCCAATGGCCGCCCGATCCGCCTGGTCGGCAACCTGCCCTACAACATTTCCTCGCCGATCCTGTTCCATGCGCTGGACCATGCCAGCGCCGTGGCCGACATGCACTTCATGCTGCAAAAGGAAGTGGTCGACCGCATGGCCGCCGGCCCGGGCAGCAAGGTGTATGGCCGGCTCAGCGTGATGTTGCAGGCCTACTGCGAGGTCACCGCGCTGTTCGTGGTGCCGCCGGGCGCGTTCCGGCCGCCCCCCAAGGTGGACTCGGCCGTGGTGCGGCTGGTGCCGCGCGACCCGGCCACGGTGACGATCAACGACCGCCGCCGCTTTGCCGATGTGGTGCGCGCCGGTTTCGGGCAGCGTCGCAAGACCTTGCGCAATGCCTTGTCCACCGTCTGCGAACCCGCGCATTTTGACGCCGCAGGCGTGCGTCCGGACGCCCGCGCCGAACAACTCGAGGTGGCCGATTTCATCCGGCTGGCCAATGTCCAGCTGGCTTGA
- a CDS encoding histone deacetylase family protein, protein MLVFTHPACLGHDAGPEHPESPARLEAVVDALRAAFPDLDWREAPLAKLGDLCRVHEREQVDAVLETAFTGYRQLDVDTRMVPASRAAALRAAGAGIAAVDAVMQDLSRTAFCAVRPPGHHATAQVSMGFCLFNNIAVAAAHARDRHGLERITIVDFDVHHGNGTQAIFERDPAVQYLSTHQSGLYPHSGSVHERGVGNVHNLLLPPGSDGLRFRNVWEDEMLPLIDAFRPQLILISAGFDAHLRDPLADLMLDDDDFGWLTAALRTLADRHARGRVVSMLEGGYDLQALRESSLAHVAALR, encoded by the coding sequence ATGCTGGTCTTTACCCACCCCGCCTGCCTCGGCCACGACGCCGGCCCTGAGCACCCCGAGAGTCCTGCCCGCCTGGAAGCGGTGGTCGATGCGTTGCGCGCCGCCTTCCCCGACCTGGACTGGCGCGAGGCGCCGCTGGCCAAGCTCGGCGACCTGTGCCGCGTGCACGAGCGCGAGCAGGTCGATGCCGTCCTGGAAACGGCCTTCACCGGCTATCGCCAGCTGGACGTGGACACGCGGATGGTGCCGGCCTCGCGCGCGGCCGCCCTGCGCGCGGCCGGCGCTGGCATCGCGGCGGTGGATGCGGTGATGCAGGACCTCAGCCGCACCGCCTTCTGCGCGGTCCGCCCACCGGGTCACCACGCTACCGCGCAGGTGTCGATGGGCTTTTGCCTGTTCAACAACATCGCCGTGGCTGCGGCCCACGCCCGCGACCGGCATGGCCTGGAACGCATCACCATCGTCGATTTCGACGTGCACCACGGCAACGGCACCCAGGCGATCTTCGAACGCGACCCCGCCGTGCAGTACCTCAGCACCCACCAGTCCGGGCTATACCCCCATTCGGGCAGCGTCCACGAACGTGGCGTCGGCAATGTCCACAATCTGCTGCTGCCGCCGGGTAGCGACGGGTTGCGCTTCCGCAATGTCTGGGAAGACGAGATGCTGCCGCTGATCGATGCGTTCCGTCCGCAACTGATCCTGATCTCGGCCGGCTTCGATGCCCATCTGCGCGACCCGCTGGCCGACCTGATGCTGGACGACGATGACTTTGGCTGGCTGACCGCCGCCCTGCGCACCCTGGCCGACCGGCATGCGCGCGGGCGCGTGGTGTCCATGCTGGAAGGCGGCTACGACCTGCAGGCATTGCGCGAAAGCAGCTTGGCCCACGTCGCCGCGCTGCGCTGA